One stretch of Excalfactoria chinensis isolate bCotChi1 chromosome 31, bCotChi1.hap2, whole genome shotgun sequence DNA includes these proteins:
- the LOC140263494 gene encoding scale keratin-like, whose amino-acid sequence MSCYDLCSTTSGISCTQPIADSCNEPCVRQCPDSTTVIQPPPVLITFPGPILSSFPQQSVVGSSGAPVLGGFGGSSLGYGGLYGYGGSSLGYGGLYGLGSYGGYGGYGSSSLGYGGLYGCSSLGYGGLYGYGRSYGSGYCSPYSYRYNRYRRGSCGPC is encoded by the coding sequence ATGTCCTGCTACGATCTGTGCTCCACCACCAGTGGCATCAGCTGCACCCAGCCCATTGCTGacagctgcaatgagccctgtgtCCGGCAGTGCCCTGACTCCACAACCGTGATCCAGCCACCTCCCGTCCTCATCACCTTCCCtggacccatcctcagctccttcccccagcaaTCTGTGGTGGGATCCTCTGGAGCTCCCGTTCTTGGGGGCTTTGGGGGCTCCTCCCTGGGCTATGGGGGTCTGTATGGCTATGGAGGTTCCTCTCTGGGCTATGGGGGTCTGTATGGCCTTGGGagctatgggggctatgggggctatggaaGCTCTTCCCTGGGCTATGGGGGTCTGTATGGGTGCTCCTCCCTTGGTTATGGGGGCCTGTATGGCTATGGTAGATCCTATGGCTCCGGCTATTGCAGCCCTTACTCCTACCGGTACAACAGATACCGTCGTGGCAGCTGCGGTCCCTGCTAA
- the LOC140263472 gene encoding scale keratin-like: protein MSCYDLCSTTSGISCTQPIADSCNEPCVRQCPDSTTVIQPPPVVVTFPGPILSSFPQQSVVGSSGAPVLGGFGGSSLGYGGLYGYGGSSLGYGGLYGLGSYGGYGGYGSSSLGYGGLYGCSSLGYGGLYGYGRSYGSGYCSPYSYRYNRYRRGSCGPC from the coding sequence ATGTCCTGCTACGATCTGTGCTCCACCACCAGTGGCATCAGCTGCACCCAGCCCATCGCTGacagctgcaatgagccctgtgtCCGGCAGTGCCCTGACTCCACAACCGTGATCCAGCCACCTCCTGTCGTCGTCACCTTCCCtggacccatcctcagctccttcccccagcaaTCTGTGGTGGGATCCTCTGGAGCTCCCGTTCTTGGGGGCTTTGGGGGCTCCTCCCTGGGCTATGGGGGTCTGTATGGCTATGGAGGCTCCTCTCTGGGCTATGGGGGTCTGTATGGCCTTGGGagctatgggggctatgggggctatggaaGCTCCTCCCTGGGCTATGGGGGTCTGTATGGGTGCTCCTCCCTTGGTTATGGGGGCCTGTATGGCTATGGTAGATCCTATGGCTCCGGCTATTGCAGCCCTTACTCCTACCGGTACAACAGATACCGTCGTGGCAGCTGCGGTCCCTGCTAA
- the LOC140263473 gene encoding scale keratin-like: MSCYDLCPTTSSIGCPQPIANSCNEPCVRQCPDSTALIQPPPVVVTFPGPILSSFPQQAVVGSSGAPAFGGSLGLGGLYGSRSSYGIGSSLGYGAQYGYGSSALSTLGSGFCSPFSSRRYSRILRGSCGPC, from the coding sequence ATGTCCTGCTACGACCTGTgccccaccaccagcagcatcGGCTGCCCGCAGCCCATCGCCAacagctgcaatgagccctgtgtCCGCCAGTGCCCCGACTCAACAGCCCTCATCCAGCCACCACCCGTCGTCGTCACCTTCCCCGgccccatcctcagctccttcccccagcaaGCCGTGGTGGGCTCCTCTGGAGCACCCGCCTTTGGGGGCtccctggggctggggggccTCTACGGCTCCAGAAGCTCTTATGGCATTGGAAGCTCGTTGGGATATGGAGCACAGTACGGCTATGGGAGCTCAGCTCTCTCCACGCTTGGCAGTGGGTTCTGCAGCCCTTTCTCATCTCGTCGCTACAGCCGGATCCTGCGGGGCAGCTGTGGGCCCTGCTAA